A single genomic interval of Bacteroidales bacterium harbors:
- a CDS encoding bifunctional methionine sulfoxide reductase B/A protein has translation MKYNKLTKEEQNVILNKGTEQPHTGIYNDFFEEGTFNCKQCGTALYKSDAKFNGHCGWPSFDEEIEGAVKRIPDVDGMRTEIVCANCGGHLGHVFLGEGFTDKNTRHCVNSVSLSFSPLKGMIKDIELPKTETVIFASGCFWGTEYWMKKQKGVISTEVGYIGGHVRNPTYEQVCSKTTGHAEAVKVIFNPEEVAYEELAKIYFETHDPTQVDGQGPDIGNQYRSEIFYTTDNQKQVSEKLIKQLKEKAYKVVTKLTQAPKFWQAENYHQDYYEHKGTTPYCHFYTKKF, from the coding sequence ATGAAATATAATAAATTAACAAAAGAAGAACAGAATGTTATCCTGAATAAAGGAACAGAACAACCGCATACCGGAATTTATAACGACTTTTTTGAAGAAGGAACTTTTAATTGTAAGCAATGCGGAACAGCACTTTACAAATCTGATGCTAAATTTAACGGACATTGCGGTTGGCCTTCATTCGATGAAGAAATAGAAGGTGCGGTAAAACGAATTCCGGATGTTGACGGAATGCGAACCGAAATTGTTTGTGCAAATTGCGGCGGACACTTGGGGCATGTGTTTCTCGGAGAAGGTTTTACTGATAAAAATACAAGGCATTGCGTAAACTCAGTCTCTCTTTCATTCAGTCCGTTAAAAGGAATGATTAAAGACATTGAATTGCCGAAAACCGAAACAGTAATATTTGCTTCCGGCTGTTTTTGGGGAACTGAGTATTGGATGAAAAAACAAAAAGGCGTAATTTCTACGGAAGTCGGCTATATAGGAGGACACGTAAGAAACCCGACCTATGAACAAGTTTGCAGTAAAACTACCGGCCATGCCGAAGCCGTAAAAGTTATTTTTAATCCGGAAGAAGTTGCTTATGAAGAACTTGCAAAAATTTACTTTGAAACACACGACCCAACTCAAGTTGACGGACAAGGACCTGATATCGGAAATCAATACCGTTCCGAAATTTTTTATACAACCGATAATCAAAAACAAGTTTCGGAGAAATTAATTAAACAATTGAAAGAAAAAGCTTACAAAGTTGTTACCAAACTTACACAAGCACCGAAGTTTTGGCAAGCAGAAAATTATCATCAAGATTACTATGAGCATAAAGGCACAACGCCTTATTGTCATTTTTATACGAAGAAGTTTTAA